Proteins encoded together in one Epinephelus moara isolate mb chromosome 2, YSFRI_EMoa_1.0, whole genome shotgun sequence window:
- the LOC126401484 gene encoding extracellular calcium-sensing receptor-like: protein MTPTQSWPEQGCALLQLLLVASFSQAEELVCRRRGDPENPQLFKNGEIILGGIFSFHGSWKERKDTYMHKPPPLQCMGLNFRGFQYTQAMLFAIEEINNSTDLLPGISLGYQIYDACASIARSVRFTLALANGNEVLFGPSQTPCARPAQVQAIMGEAPSSLCMAMATVIGPFHIPMISHFATCACLSDKTKYPSFLRTIPSDYYQSRALAQLVKHFGWTWVGAVRTNDDYGNKGMATFTETAQQLGICLEYSVSFFRTDPPDKIQKIVDIIKASTSKVIVAFLSNLDFDILIHEMSHHNLTRYQWVGSEGWIFDSQTAAMDKHHILDGAIGLSIPKAHVSGMREFMLDVKPLNSSGNELFTEFWETLFSCKFKQSKLSTEKQRECTGHEDLTGVQNSFTDMSLMPIFNNVYKGVYAVAHALHSMFSCNKSCNKMQLDPYTILHHMKRVHFKTKEGEEVYFNENGDPAAKYEIINWQPTENGIVDFVTIGLYDASLPADKQLNLQNKSLILANNSQQVPVSVCSKKCPPGTRKVLQKGKPVCCYDCLRCAEGEISNITDSITCVQCHPEFWSNERRDACVKKEKEFLSYEEVMGALLTAASLLGTCITAVVAFIFFRYRKTPIVRANNSELSFLLLFSLTLCFLCSLTFIGRPSEWSCMLRHTAFGITFVLCISCVLGKTIVVLMAFRATLPGSNVMKWFGPAQQRLSVLVFTLIQVIICILWLTISPPFPFKNFKQFKDRIIFECALGSAVGFWAVLGYVGLLAMLCFILAFLARKLPDNFNEAKFITFSMLIFCAVWITFIPAYVSSPGKFSVAVEIFAILASSFGLLICIFAPKCYVILLKPEKNTKKNMMGKKTPQSF from the exons ATGACTCCCACACAGAGCTGGCCAGAGCAGGGATGTGCACTTTTACAGCTGTTGCTGGTGGCATCGTTCTCTCAGGCTGAGGAGCTGGTGTGCAGGCGGAGAGGGGATCCTGAGAACCCCCAGTTATTTAAGAATGGGGAAATTATTTTGGGGGGAATCTTCTCTTTTCATGGCAgctggaaagaaagaaaggacacCTACATGCACAAACCACCTCCACTGCAATGCATGGG TTTGAATTTCAGAGGTTTCCAGTATACCCAGGCTATGCTCTTTGCCATAGAGGAGATTAATAACAGTACAGACCTGCTGCCTGGAATCTCTCTGGGCTATCAGATCTATGATGCCTGTGCCTCAATTGCCAGAAGTGTGAGATTTACCCTGGCTTTGGCTAATGGTAATGAGGTTTTATTTGGACCATCCCAGACACCTTGTGCCAGACCAGCCCAAGTGCAGGCCATTATGGGAGAGGCCCCTTCCTCTCTTTGCATGGCTATGGCTACTGTCATCGGACCTTTTCATATCCCAATG ATCAGCCACTTTGCTACTTGTGCTTGTCTCAGTGATAAAACCAAGTACCCATCCTTCCTGAGGACAATACCCAGTGACTACTACCAGAGCAGAGCCCTGGCACAGTTGGTCAAGCACTTTGGTTGGACTTGGGTTGGGGCTGTGAGAACTAATGATGATTATGGGAACAAGGGCATGGCCACATTTACAGAAACCGCCCAGCAGCTGGGCATCTGTCTGGAGTACTCTGTGTCTTTCTTTAGAACAGATCCACcagacaaaatacaaaagatAGTTGACATTATCAAAGCTTCCACTTCCAAGGTGATTGTAGCTTTCCTCTCAAACCTGGATTTTGATATTCTAATACACGAGATGTCTCACCACAACTTGACTAGGTACCAGTGGGTCGGTAGTGAGGGCTGGATCTTTGATTCCCAAACTGCAGCCATGGATAAGCATCACATTCTGGATGGTGCCATAGGCCTGTCCATCCCCAAAGCACATGTCAGTGGCATGAGAGAGTTCATGTTGGATGTAAAGCCTCTCAATTCATCTGGTAATGAACTATTTACAGAGTTCTGGGAGACATTATTCAGCTGTAAGTTCAAGCAGTCAAAATTGtccacagagaaacagagagaatgTACTGGACATGAGGATCTGACTGGAGTGCAGAACAGCTTCACTGATATGTCGCTCATGCCTATCTTTAACAATGTCTATAAAGGAGTGTATGCTGTGGCCCACGCACTGCATAGCATGTTCAGCTGTAATAAATCATGTAACAAGATGCAGCTAGATCCATATACG ATTTTACATCACATGAAAAGggttcatttcaaaacaaaggaaggagaggaagttTACTTTAATGAGAATGGAGACCCAGCAGCAAAGTATGAAATTATAAACTGGCAGCCAACAGAAAATGGCATTGTGGACTTTGTCACAATTGGTCTTTATGATGCATCTTTAcctgcagacaaacagctgaATCTGCAAAATAAGTCTTTAATTTTGGCAAACAACTCACAACAG GTGCCTGTGTCAGTTTGCAGTAAGAAGTGTCCTCCAGGAACTCGCAAGGTTCTCCAGAAAGGAAAGCCTGTCTGCTGCTATGACTGCTTAAGATGTGCAGAGGGAGAAATAAGCAACATTACAG ATTCTATCACCTGTGTGCAATGCCACCCTGAGTTCTGGTCAAATGAAAGAAGAGATGCCTGTGtaaagaaggagaaagagttTCTGTCATATGAAGAGGTTATGGGAGCACTGCTCACTGCAGCGTCCTTGCTGGGAACATGCATCACTGCTGTTGTGGCATTCATTTTCTTCAGATACAGGAAAACTCCTATTGTTAGGGCCAACAACTCTGAGCTGAGCTTCCTGCTGCTCTTCTCCTTgactctgtgtttcctgtgttctcTGACCTTCATCGGCCGGCCCTCTGAGTGGTCCTGCATGCTGCGACACACAGCATTTGGCATCACCTTTGTCCTCTGTATCTCATGTGTTCTGGGGAAAACTATAGTGGTGTTAATGGCCTTCAGGGCAACACTTCCTGGTAGTAATGTGATGAAATGGTTTGGGCCTGCACAGCAGAGGCTCAGTGTTCTGGTTTTCACTCTTATACAAGTTATCATATGTATCCTCTGGTTAACAATTTCACCTCCTTTTCCATTCAAGAACTTTAAACAGTTTAAGGACAGAATCATATTTGAGTGCGCTCTGGGTTCAGCTGTAGGCTTTTGGGCTGTTCTTGGGTATGTAGGTCTTCTGGCCATGTTATGTTTTATTCTTGCTTTTCTGGCCCGAAAACTCCCTGATAATTTCAATGAAGCCAAATTTATCACTTTTAGCATGCTGATATTCTGTGCAGTATGGATCACCTTTATTCCAGCATATGTCAGCTCCCCTGGGAAgttcagtgttgctgtggagatATTTGCTattttggcctccagttttggactgctcatttgtatttttgctccaaaatgttatgttatcttactgaaaccagagaaaaatacaaaaaagaacatGATGGGGAAGAAAACACCACAATCCTtctga
- the LOC126404820 gene encoding extracellular calcium-sensing receptor-like — protein MHKPPPLQCTGLNFRAFQFAQAMLFAIEEINNSTDLLPGISLGYKIHDVCGSIARSVRVTLALANGNEVLFGPSQAPCTRPAQVQAIMGETSSSPCMAMATVIGPFHIPMISHFATCACLSDKTKYPSFLRTIPSDYYQSRALAQLVKHFGWTWVGAVRSNDDYGNNGMATFTETAQQLGICLEYSVSFFRTDPPDKIQKIIDIIKASTSKVIVAFLSHMDMDVLIHELSHHNLTGYQWVGSEGWIFDSQTAAMDKHHVLDGAIGLSIPKAHVSGMREFILDVKPLNSSSNELFTEFWETLFSCKFKQSKLSTENQRECTGHEDLTGVQNSFNDMSLMPIFNNVYKGVYAVAHALHSMFSCNKTCNTMQLDPYMILHHIKRIHFKTKEGDEVYFNENGDPAAKYEIINWQPTENGIVDFVTVGFYDASLPADKQLNLQNKSLIWANNSQQVPVSVCTKKCHPGTRKVLQKGKPVCCYDCLRCAEGEISNSTDSITCVQCHPEFWSNDRRDACVKKEVEFLSYEEIMGALLTAASLLGTCITAVVAFIFFRYRKTPIVRANNSELSFLLLFSLTLCFLCSLTFIGRPSEWSCMLRHTAFGITFVLCISCVLGKTIVVLMAFRAALPGSNVMKWFGPAQQRLSVLVFTLIQVIICILWLTISPPFPFKNFKEFKDRIILECTLGSAVGFWAVLGYVGLLAMSCFILAFLARKLPDNFNEAKFITFSMLIFCAVWITFIPAYVSSPGKFSVAVEIFAILASSFGLLICIFAPKCYVILLKPEKNTKKNMMGKKTPKSF, from the exons ATGCACAAACCACCTCCACTACAATGCACAGG TTTGAATTTCAGAGCTTTCCAGTTTGCCCAGGCTATGCTCTTTGCCATAGAGGAGATTAATAACAGTACAGACCTGCTGCCTGGAATCTCTCTGGGCTATAAGATCCATGATGTCTGTGGCTCAATTGCCAGAAGTGTGAGAGTTACACTGGCTTTGGCTAATGGTAATGAGGTTTTATTTGGACCATCCCAGGCACCTTGTACCAGACCAGCCCAAGTGCAGGCCATTATGGGAGagacctcttcctctccttgcaTGGCTATGGCTACTGTTATCGGACCTTTTCATATCCCAATG ATCAGCCACTTTGCTACTTGTGCTTGTCTCAGTGATAAAACCAAGTACCCATCCTTCCTCAGGACAATACCCAGTGACTACTACCAGAGCAGAGCCCTGGCACAGTTGGTCAAGCACTTTGGTTGGACTTGGGTTGGGGCTGTGAGATCAAATGATGATTATGGGAACAATGGCATGGCCACATTTACAGAAACAGCCCAGCAGCTGGGCATCTGTCTGGAGTACTCTGTGTCTTTCTTTAGAACAGATCCACcagacaaaatacaaaagatAATTGACATTATCAAAGCTTCCACTTCCAAGGTGATTGTAGCTTTCCTCTCCCACATGGATATGGATGTGCTCATACATGAGTTGTCTCATCACAACTTGACTGGGTACCAGTGGGTCGGTAGTGAGGGCTGGATCTTTGATTCCCAAACTGCAGCCATGGATAAGCATCATGTTCTGGATGGTGCCATAGGCCTGTCCATCCCCAAAGCACATGTCAGTGGCATGAGAGAGTTTATATTGGATGTGAAGCCTCTCAATTCATCTAGTAATGAATTATTTACAGAGTTTTGGGAGACATTATTCAGCTGTAAGTTCAAGCAGTCAAAATTGTCCACAGAGAATCAGAGAGAATGTACTGGACATGAGGATCTGACTGGAGTGCAGAACAGCTTCAATGATATGTCGCTCATGCCTATCTTTAACAATGTCTATAAAGGAGTGTATGCTGTGGCCCATGCACTGCATAGCATGTTCAGCTGTAATAAAACATGTAACACAATGCAGCTAGATCCATATATG ATTTTACATCACATAAAAAGgattcatttcaaaacaaaggaAGGAGATGAGGTTTACTTTAATGAGAATGGAGACCCAGCAGCAAAGTATGAAATTATAAACTGGCAGCCAACAGAAAATGGCATTGTGGACTTTGTCACAGTTGGTTTTTATGATGCATCTTTAcctgcagacaaacagctgaATCTGCAAAATAAGTCTTTAATTTGGGCAAACAACTCACAACAG GTGCCTGTGTCAGTTTGCACTAAGAAGTGTCATCCAGGAACTCGCAAGGTTCTCCAGAAAGGAAAGCCTGTCTGCTGCTATGACTGCTTAAGATGTGCAGAGGGAGAAATAAGCAACAGTACAG ATTCTATCACCTGTGTGCAATGCCACCCTGAGTTCTGGTCAAATGACAGAAGAGATGCCTGTGTTAAGAAGGAGGTAGAGTTTCTATCATATGAAGAGATAATGGGAGCACTGCTCACTGCAGCGTCCTTGCTGGGAACATGCATCACTGCTGTTGTGGCATTCATTTTCTTCAGATACAGGAAAACTCCTATTGTTAGGGCCAACAACTCTGAGCTGAGCTTCCTGCTGCTCTTCTCCTTgactctgtgtttcctgtgttctcTGACCTTCATCGGCCGGCCCTCTGAATGGTCCTGCATGCTGCGACACACAGCATTTGGCATCACCTTTGTCCTCTGTATCTCATGTGTTCTGGGGAAAACTATAGTGGTGTTAATGGCCTTCAGGGCAGCACTTCCTGGTAGTAATGTGATGAAATGGTTTGGGCCTGCACAGCAGAGACTCAGTGTTCTGGTTTTCACTCTTATCCAAGTTATCATATGTATCCTCTGGTTAACAATTTCACCTCCTTTTCCATTCAAGAATTTTAAAGAATTCAAGGACAGAATCATCTTAGAGTGCACTCTGGGTTCAGCTGTAGGCTTTTGGGCTGTTCTTGGGTATGTAGGTCTTCTGGCcatgtcatgttttattcttGCTTTTCTGGCCCGAAAACTCCCTGATAATTTCAATGAGGCCAAATTTATCACTTTTAGCATGCTGATATTCTGTGCAGTATGGATCACCTTTATTCCAGCATATGTCAGCTCTCCTGGGAAgttcagtgttgctgtggagatATTTGCTATCCTGGCCTCCAGTTTTGGACTGctcatttgtatttttgctcCAAAATGTTATGTTATCTTACTGAAACCTGAGAAGAATACAAAAAAGAACATGATGGGGAAGAAAACACCAAAATCGTTCTGA